The Pseudarthrobacter sp. NS4 genome includes a window with the following:
- a CDS encoding Tad domain-containing protein: protein MTYPKGRQDSERGGVAVIVALLMVVLLAFTALTVDVGVLYSERAQLQNGADASALAVAQKCASSLADPQCSSSSPLASSLANQNALDGMSNVQSISLDTTARKVRVQTSARETGAAANSVSLYFAQALGITSAEVGASSSAVWGSPVKGPAPFPITVSICQVRDRAGVMQLLQLHGKNTNADCNYGPSGAAVEGGFGGLKQGAGQCGAFIDIATSSAGGETGNNAPPNCEATLNGWAADMNAGKDVILLLPIFNSVTGTGSGAVYGLTTFAAFKVAGWKVGSSGLPYTFRNRSPDVPSGLECREPCRGIIGTFVKYVSLMDGYTLGPVNTDGATIVRMTN from the coding sequence ATGACATACCCGAAGGGCCGCCAGGACAGCGAGCGCGGCGGAGTCGCAGTGATCGTGGCGCTGCTCATGGTTGTATTGCTCGCCTTCACCGCGTTGACCGTTGACGTGGGTGTGCTCTATTCAGAACGGGCCCAGCTGCAGAACGGTGCCGATGCCTCGGCATTAGCGGTCGCACAGAAATGTGCCAGCAGTCTTGCTGATCCCCAGTGTTCTTCCAGCTCTCCCCTGGCTTCGAGCTTGGCCAACCAGAATGCCCTGGATGGCATGAGCAACGTACAGTCAATTTCCCTGGACACGACGGCCAGGAAAGTCAGGGTGCAGACATCGGCCCGGGAGACGGGAGCGGCAGCCAATTCAGTGTCCCTGTACTTCGCGCAAGCACTCGGCATCACCAGCGCCGAGGTGGGCGCCAGCTCGTCCGCGGTTTGGGGCAGTCCCGTCAAGGGACCCGCACCGTTCCCCATAACTGTTTCCATCTGCCAAGTCCGCGACAGGGCAGGGGTTATGCAACTACTGCAGCTGCATGGGAAAAACACCAACGCCGACTGCAACTACGGACCGTCAGGCGCCGCTGTGGAAGGCGGATTCGGGGGCCTCAAACAGGGGGCAGGACAGTGCGGGGCGTTCATTGACATCGCAACGTCCAGTGCGGGCGGAGAAACTGGTAACAATGCGCCACCGAATTGCGAAGCCACGCTTAACGGCTGGGCCGCAGACATGAACGCCGGCAAAGACGTGATCCTCCTGCTGCCGATTTTCAATTCCGTCACGGGAACAGGATCCGGCGCTGTCTACGGACTAACAACCTTCGCCGCGTTTAAGGTCGCGGGATGGAAAGTTGGCAGTTCAGGGCTTCCCTACACATTCCGCAACCGATCACCCGACGTCCCCTCCGGCCTTGAATGCCGGGAGCCGTGCCGCGGCATCATCGGCACGTTCGTGAAGTACGTTTCTTTGATGGATGGTTACACTCTGGGCCCTGTCAATACTGATGGTGCCACCATAGTGCGTATGACAAACTAG
- a CDS encoding type II secretion system F family protein: protein MLILGIALMSLAVIAVALVIVVQSQPAVRRDRRRPYEQDSKSQVSVFIGSAAADLNKFLAARQVRLYNPEALERAGVRLNQADFMILVAAGSSVAALVGLVVQGPFLAVLCALAIPFAAQFYLKQRAAKRRSQFDEQLGDTLHLLTGGLRAGHSILRSIDAAAAESPSPTAQEMRRIVTETSLGRDLLSALNDTAERMQSEDFVWIAQAVQINREVGGNLAEVLDQVNETIRERSEIKGHIKALAAEGKFSAYILMAMPVGIIALLMVISPGYMDVMFTEVLGWILIGASVVFMTIGALWLRKIVDLKF, encoded by the coding sequence GTGCTGATCCTCGGAATAGCCCTCATGTCGCTGGCTGTAATTGCCGTTGCCCTCGTGATCGTCGTTCAGTCCCAGCCAGCGGTGCGACGGGACCGTCGGCGTCCGTATGAGCAGGATTCGAAATCCCAGGTTTCGGTCTTCATCGGTTCGGCCGCAGCGGATCTGAACAAGTTTCTGGCCGCAAGGCAGGTCCGGCTTTACAACCCCGAAGCGCTCGAGCGGGCGGGGGTCCGGCTGAACCAGGCTGATTTCATGATCCTCGTGGCCGCCGGGTCCAGCGTTGCCGCCCTGGTCGGCCTGGTGGTCCAAGGACCTTTCCTCGCGGTCCTGTGTGCCTTGGCAATCCCGTTTGCCGCCCAGTTCTACCTGAAGCAGCGGGCGGCAAAACGGCGCAGCCAATTCGACGAGCAACTCGGTGATACCCTGCACCTCTTGACCGGCGGCCTTCGCGCCGGCCACAGCATCCTGCGCTCCATCGACGCCGCGGCCGCCGAATCTCCCAGCCCCACAGCGCAGGAGATGCGGCGCATCGTCACGGAAACAAGTCTGGGCCGTGACCTGCTGTCTGCTTTGAACGACACCGCTGAACGGATGCAAAGCGAAGATTTTGTGTGGATCGCCCAAGCCGTCCAGATTAACCGCGAAGTAGGCGGAAACCTTGCGGAGGTGCTGGACCAGGTCAACGAAACCATCCGGGAGCGCTCCGAAATCAAAGGCCACATCAAAGCCTTGGCCGCTGAGGGAAAATTTTCCGCTTACATACTGATGGCAATGCCTGTGGGCATCATCGCCCTGCTGATGGTCATCAGCCCTGGTTACATGGACGTCATGTTCACTGAAGTTCTGGGATGGATCCTCATAGGCGCGTCGGTTGTGTTTATGACCATCGGCGCCCTGTGGCTCCGCAAGATTGTGGACCTGAAGTTCTGA
- a CDS encoding sensor histidine kinase, which produces MTESLFRRGQLRFFRGLGTRSQVALCQLPLTLLVAALAVATPFAWPELLQDPLYVGGIVLHSVLFLACFLVPWERLAHRPYLLIPILDFAAIGLLRNGALPLLPGLAVLAVFPVIWLSASGMLARTSLVLSFAGPFFIMLPSVAAKVPNFTASDITTVFLFPLITLAVSLAIRFASVHLRMQQRELAEKDRELRKLLGESREREKLLQTVLDATDVGIAAVDRSGHFLVTNNRQRSFRRQTQGDDAVPGQDHQLIFGQDRRTLLPPEKRPISRAMAGESFADYLVWTGEGTEQRAVSTAARPLFSEDGQLTGAVVVYNDVTGWVEALAANQELVSNVTHEFKTPLNSIIGNIDLVLDDVTALPPKVAQRLLVVQRNAERMLALVADLSASASIALNVHPKRTDLASLVETSIDSAQAQAEQANILLTADVPSPLWAYADPLRIGQALDNLVSNAIKYSPNGGRVTISARSTSEWVQLSVSDTGMGISSEDTARVFNRFFRSESAREAAIAGAGLGLSITRMIVERHGGSITCVSGQGEGSTFTLTLPAEGPPPSF; this is translated from the coding sequence ATGACTGAATCCCTGTTTCGGCGCGGACAACTGCGCTTCTTCCGGGGATTGGGGACCCGCTCGCAAGTGGCACTGTGCCAGCTGCCACTGACGCTGCTGGTGGCTGCATTGGCAGTGGCCACGCCGTTCGCTTGGCCTGAACTTTTGCAAGATCCGCTTTATGTGGGCGGTATCGTTCTGCATAGTGTCCTGTTCCTGGCCTGCTTTTTGGTCCCATGGGAGCGGCTGGCGCACCGCCCGTACCTGCTGATCCCGATCCTGGACTTCGCCGCGATCGGCCTGCTGCGCAATGGCGCCCTTCCTCTTCTCCCTGGCCTGGCCGTCCTGGCCGTGTTCCCGGTCATTTGGCTCTCCGCTTCCGGAATGCTGGCCCGCACCAGTTTGGTGCTCAGCTTCGCGGGCCCTTTTTTCATCATGCTTCCGTCCGTGGCAGCGAAAGTCCCCAACTTCACGGCGTCGGACATCACCACCGTGTTCCTCTTCCCCCTCATCACGCTCGCCGTATCCTTGGCGATCAGATTTGCGAGCGTTCATCTGCGCATGCAGCAGCGGGAGCTCGCGGAAAAGGACCGTGAACTCCGGAAGCTGCTGGGTGAAAGCCGGGAACGGGAAAAACTGCTCCAGACGGTACTGGACGCCACCGACGTCGGCATTGCCGCCGTCGACCGTTCCGGCCACTTCCTGGTGACCAACAACCGGCAACGGAGCTTCCGCCGGCAAACACAAGGTGACGACGCCGTTCCCGGCCAAGATCACCAGCTGATCTTCGGGCAGGACAGGCGAACTTTGCTGCCGCCCGAGAAGCGGCCCATCAGCAGGGCGATGGCCGGTGAATCCTTTGCCGACTATCTTGTGTGGACCGGCGAGGGCACGGAGCAGCGCGCCGTATCCACGGCCGCCCGGCCGCTGTTCAGTGAGGATGGCCAACTCACGGGTGCAGTAGTGGTGTATAACGACGTCACGGGCTGGGTGGAGGCGCTGGCGGCGAACCAGGAACTCGTTTCGAACGTCACGCACGAGTTCAAGACGCCGCTGAACTCCATTATCGGAAACATTGACCTGGTGCTTGACGATGTCACTGCACTGCCGCCGAAGGTTGCCCAGCGGCTATTGGTTGTCCAGCGGAACGCCGAGCGGATGCTGGCCCTTGTGGCTGATCTCTCTGCCTCGGCATCCATCGCATTGAACGTCCATCCCAAACGAACGGACCTCGCCAGCCTGGTGGAAACCAGTATTGATTCGGCGCAGGCCCAGGCCGAGCAAGCGAACATCCTGCTTACGGCGGACGTCCCATCTCCACTATGGGCCTACGCGGACCCGCTCCGGATAGGACAGGCGCTGGACAATTTGGTCTCGAACGCCATCAAGTACTCCCCCAACGGCGGGCGGGTCACCATCAGCGCCCGCAGCACCAGTGAATGGGTTCAGCTCAGCGTCAGCGACACCGGCATGGGGATCAGCAGCGAGGACACCGCCAGGGTCTTCAACCGGTTCTTCCGCTCCGAGTCCGCCCGTGAAGCGGCGATCGCAGGCGCAGGCCTGGGGCTGTCCATCACCAGGATGATCGTGGAGCGCCACGGCGGGAGCATCACTTGCGTGAGCGGCCAGGGGGAAGGCAGCACTTTCACCCTGACCCTGCCGGCCGAGGGGCCTCCGCCGTCCTTCTAG
- the cpaB gene encoding Flp pilus assembly protein CpaB: protein MKSRLLAGTAAVLLGIIGMVLVFSYAQGADRRAQEGLKPVDVLVVQEAVPAGTPVEALAKSLALKPVPANAVPGSALKNLDAAAGKVTGADLVPGEQLVAERLLDPAELQTPGSVPVPEGLQEVSVALDPQRTVGARLVAGDTVGMFISFPAGPSETNAPPETTQFVFHRLLISGIQQTAAPAQEETAGTPALPTGTMMVTFAVDAATAARIVFAAEFGTIWLSKESEQAAPGAAEIIRKNRMYK from the coding sequence GTGAAATCTCGCTTATTGGCAGGAACCGCTGCTGTCCTGCTCGGAATCATCGGGATGGTCCTGGTTTTCTCTTACGCCCAGGGCGCTGACCGCAGGGCGCAGGAAGGGCTGAAGCCGGTCGACGTGTTGGTCGTTCAAGAAGCAGTACCCGCCGGCACTCCCGTGGAGGCGCTGGCCAAATCCCTTGCCCTCAAGCCGGTCCCTGCCAACGCAGTACCGGGCAGTGCCTTGAAAAATCTTGATGCCGCTGCCGGGAAAGTCACCGGTGCTGACCTGGTTCCCGGCGAGCAACTCGTAGCCGAACGGCTCTTGGACCCCGCGGAACTGCAAACCCCGGGTTCCGTCCCGGTACCCGAGGGGCTCCAGGAAGTGTCCGTGGCATTGGATCCCCAGCGCACCGTGGGTGCGCGGCTTGTTGCAGGGGACACCGTTGGCATGTTCATCTCCTTCCCCGCAGGTCCATCAGAGACCAATGCACCCCCGGAAACCACGCAGTTCGTCTTCCACCGCCTCCTGATCTCTGGCATCCAACAGACAGCCGCGCCGGCGCAGGAGGAGACCGCCGGTACACCGGCCCTCCCTACGGGGACCATGATGGTCACTTTCGCAGTTGACGCTGCGACGGCGGCCCGCATTGTCTTCGCCGCAGAATTCGGCACTATCTGGCTGAGTAAAGAATCCGAGCAAGCCGCCCCGGGTGCAGCTGAGATCATCCGGAAGAACAGGATGTACAAGTGA
- a CDS encoding CpaF family protein has product MKLSERISMAQAAPSDTAPKKPRTATASPPPPPEVPDQKDKREPLGHLPKQPAAPKAKAVDALAGLKQRAATSLFERMGSRFSDSSVTEEDLRKAARDELSQIIDGEQVPLSPDERTRLVRDVADDVLGYGPLQRLLDDPDVTEIMVNRMDRIYVERKGKLTLTDSQFSSEAHLRTVIERIVSKVGRRIDESSPLVDARLEDGSRVNAVIPPLAVGGSSLTIRKFSKVPLTVKNLIDFGTLTPEMAELLNACVKAKLNIIVSGGTGTGKTTLLNVLSSFLPDTDRIVTIEDAVELQIQQDHVVRLESRPPNTEGKGEVTIRELLRNSLRMRPDRIVVGEVRGGESLDMLQAMNTGHDGSLSTVHSNSPRDAVARLETLVLMAGMDLPLRAIREQIASAVHLIVQISRLRDGTRRITHVTEVQGMEGDIVTLQDAFVFDFSAGVDSHGKFLGKPVPTGIRPRFIDRFEDMGIHVSPGVFGSTGGQPTPARG; this is encoded by the coding sequence ATGAAGCTATCCGAACGCATCAGCATGGCTCAGGCAGCGCCGTCGGATACTGCCCCAAAGAAACCCCGTACTGCAACCGCCAGCCCGCCGCCGCCCCCTGAAGTCCCGGACCAGAAGGACAAGCGCGAGCCCTTGGGGCACCTGCCCAAGCAGCCCGCTGCGCCCAAAGCTAAGGCCGTGGATGCGCTCGCCGGGCTCAAACAGCGGGCGGCCACCTCCCTTTTTGAACGGATGGGGTCGCGTTTCAGCGATTCATCCGTAACCGAGGAGGATCTGCGCAAAGCTGCGCGGGATGAGCTGAGCCAGATTATCGACGGTGAACAGGTTCCGTTGTCGCCGGATGAGCGCACGCGCCTGGTTCGCGACGTCGCTGATGATGTTCTGGGCTATGGGCCGCTGCAGCGGCTCCTCGACGACCCTGACGTCACCGAAATCATGGTCAACAGAATGGACCGGATCTATGTGGAGCGGAAAGGCAAGCTAACGCTCACTGATTCGCAGTTCAGTTCCGAGGCGCATTTGCGCACGGTCATCGAACGCATTGTGTCAAAGGTAGGCCGCCGCATCGATGAATCGTCGCCGCTGGTCGACGCACGTTTGGAAGACGGTTCCCGTGTGAATGCCGTGATCCCGCCGCTGGCAGTGGGAGGATCCTCGTTAACCATCCGTAAGTTCAGCAAGGTTCCCTTGACTGTCAAGAACCTGATCGACTTTGGCACTCTGACGCCTGAGATGGCCGAGCTGCTGAACGCCTGTGTTAAGGCCAAGTTGAACATCATCGTGTCCGGCGGCACCGGAACGGGCAAGACTACCTTGCTCAACGTACTTTCCTCCTTCCTTCCGGACACGGACCGCATCGTTACCATCGAGGACGCCGTCGAGCTTCAGATCCAGCAGGACCATGTGGTCCGTCTCGAAAGCCGGCCGCCCAACACTGAAGGTAAAGGCGAAGTCACCATCCGTGAGCTGCTCCGTAACTCGCTTCGTATGCGTCCGGACCGAATTGTGGTGGGTGAGGTCCGCGGCGGGGAGTCCCTTGACATGCTCCAGGCGATGAATACCGGTCATGACGGGTCCCTCTCCACTGTTCACTCGAACTCGCCGAGGGATGCTGTTGCCCGATTGGAGACCCTCGTCCTCATGGCGGGCATGGACCTCCCGCTGCGTGCCATCCGGGAGCAAATTGCCTCTGCAGTCCACCTGATTGTGCAGATTTCACGGCTTCGGGACGGAACCCGCCGGATCACGCACGTGACCGAGGTGCAAGGCATGGAAGGGGATATCGTCACGCTGCAAGACGCCTTCGTGTTCGACTTCTCGGCTGGGGTGGACAGCCATGGAAAGTTCCTTGGAAAACCGGTCCCGACAGGAATCCGGCCCCGCTTCATCGACCGCTTCGAAGATATGGGGATTCATGTGTCCCCTGGCGTTTTTGGCTCTACCGGCGGGCAGCCCACGCCTGCCAGAGGCTAA
- a CDS encoding Hpt domain-containing protein, producing MHSPDPGSSDESAAAGSDPSGIVTALSQEAAGHLPFVDAGVLDELEDELAGSGLAQSFARDYAAMWDQRYTRLATAVHSQDSAAALDAAISLKISSAMVGGVRLSKLAELLETLIRQGDFGKGKVLMERVAADGGQTISELQATYILKNG from the coding sequence ATGCACAGTCCAGATCCCGGCTCCAGCGACGAAAGCGCAGCTGCGGGCTCCGACCCTTCCGGGATCGTAACCGCCCTCTCACAGGAAGCAGCCGGGCACTTGCCTTTCGTTGATGCCGGCGTCCTCGACGAGCTGGAAGACGAGCTGGCCGGCTCGGGTCTCGCCCAGAGCTTCGCGCGCGACTACGCCGCCATGTGGGACCAGCGGTACACCCGCCTGGCAACCGCCGTGCACAGCCAGGACAGCGCCGCCGCCCTGGACGCTGCGATCAGTCTGAAGATCAGCTCCGCCATGGTGGGCGGTGTTCGGCTGTCCAAGCTGGCGGAGCTGCTGGAAACTTTGATCCGCCAGGGTGACTTCGGCAAGGGCAAAGTGCTGATGGAACGTGTCGCCGCAGACGGCGGCCAGACCATTTCCGAGCTCCAGGCAACGTACATCCTGAAGAACGGCTAG
- a CDS encoding type II secretion system F family protein yields MNMLVIISGLLVALPSAYLLWSLLGSDKKAEEAVRNNLVRGKDLDVAEVREEDGIFLRIGRRITPDAYVRKLDQMLSLAGRPPSIPLGRLLAAKPALGFAGALFGLFLSTAGSNPVLKLLGAVVFLFGYFIPDLLLLSKAQERQKKIQLELANTLDQMLISVEAGLGFEGAMARAGQNGTGPLAEELVRTLQDMQVGRSRRESYLGLAQRTSAPELRSFVQAVVQADAYGIAISRVLRVQAKVMRVKRRQRAEEKAMKLPVMVLFPLLFFIFPVLFIAILGPTVIRAIAAFTGQ; encoded by the coding sequence ATGAATATGCTCGTAATTATCTCCGGCCTCCTGGTGGCGCTGCCATCCGCCTACTTGCTCTGGTCGTTGTTGGGAAGCGACAAGAAAGCCGAGGAGGCTGTCCGTAACAACCTGGTCCGCGGCAAGGACCTGGATGTGGCCGAAGTCAGGGAGGAGGATGGCATTTTCCTCCGCATCGGCCGTCGGATCACTCCCGACGCCTATGTGCGGAAGCTTGACCAGATGCTCAGCCTTGCCGGCCGGCCCCCGTCCATCCCCCTGGGCCGGCTGCTGGCAGCAAAACCCGCTCTTGGGTTTGCCGGTGCGCTTTTCGGCCTGTTCCTCAGCACCGCGGGGTCCAATCCCGTGCTCAAGCTTCTCGGCGCCGTTGTTTTCCTGTTTGGTTACTTCATCCCGGATTTGCTCTTGTTGAGCAAGGCCCAGGAGCGGCAAAAAAAGATCCAGCTCGAACTGGCCAATACCTTGGACCAGATGCTGATTTCCGTTGAAGCTGGCCTCGGCTTTGAAGGAGCCATGGCCCGGGCCGGACAAAATGGAACCGGCCCACTGGCGGAAGAACTGGTGCGGACGCTGCAGGACATGCAGGTTGGCCGGAGCCGCCGCGAGTCCTATCTTGGGCTGGCCCAGCGGACCAGCGCGCCTGAGCTGCGGAGCTTCGTTCAGGCCGTGGTCCAGGCCGATGCCTACGGAATCGCCATCAGCCGGGTGCTGCGGGTGCAGGCTAAGGTCATGCGGGTTAAACGGCGCCAGCGGGCCGAAGAAAAAGCTATGAAGCTGCCTGTCATGGTGCTTTTCCCCCTGCTCTTCTTCATCTTTCCAGTGCTCTTCATAGCCATTCTCGGCCCCACTGTCATTCGTGCAATTGCGGCCTTTACCGGCCAGTAG
- a CDS encoding response regulator transcription factor: protein MDDDLGVAVVIEDDADVRNLLEGVLSQAGFEVHTAVDGRAGVEAVRSKQANVVTLDIGLPDIDGFEVLRRIRHFSNAYVVMLTGRTEEPDLLSALNAGADDYIAKPFRPRELRARVAAMMRRPRHEVSGQKPATAVWPPAPAAAVPRQHDSAVLQHNGLVLNHRTRTVEVQGEPLALTRSEFDLLHVLLRGGGAVSTRADLVKAVRGEFYDEDTYISEADERAVEVHIGNLRRKLKEDQVSPRWLQTVRGVGYRLAPSRPAER, encoded by the coding sequence ATGGACGACGATCTTGGTGTAGCTGTAGTAATCGAAGACGATGCCGACGTTCGAAACCTCCTCGAAGGGGTTTTGAGCCAGGCCGGCTTCGAGGTCCATACAGCAGTTGACGGGCGGGCCGGGGTTGAAGCGGTCCGCAGCAAGCAGGCCAATGTGGTGACGCTGGACATCGGCCTGCCGGATATTGACGGGTTTGAAGTGCTTCGGAGAATCCGTCACTTCAGTAATGCCTATGTGGTGATGCTGACGGGCAGAACCGAGGAACCGGACCTGCTTTCTGCCCTCAATGCCGGCGCTGATGACTACATCGCGAAGCCCTTCCGGCCCCGGGAACTGCGGGCACGGGTTGCTGCGATGATGCGCCGGCCGCGCCACGAGGTCAGTGGACAGAAGCCGGCAACGGCCGTGTGGCCTCCGGCTCCTGCCGCGGCCGTTCCACGGCAGCACGACTCCGCCGTCCTGCAGCACAATGGCCTGGTTCTGAATCACCGGACGCGGACCGTGGAAGTCCAGGGTGAACCGCTGGCGCTCACCCGCAGCGAGTTCGACCTGCTCCACGTCCTGCTGCGCGGCGGCGGTGCGGTGAGCACGCGCGCTGACCTGGTGAAGGCGGTGCGCGGCGAGTTCTACGACGAAGACACCTACATCAGTGAAGCGGACGAGCGTGCCGTCGAGGTCCACATCGGGAATTTGCGGCGGAAGCTCAAGGAAGACCAGGTGTCACCGCGTTGGCTGCAGACCGTGCGCGGCGTGGGTTACCGGCTGGCTCCGAGCCGGCCGGCCGAGCGGTAG
- a CDS encoding AAA family ATPase, translating into MSRFVLITPNGDFDARLRQAVSEGLHGAVQTFATDVVPSEPQHLFEQMNQEQPEVLILGPEVPIEDALRLATVFDVRFPEISVILVAEADPDTVLHAMRAGVRDVLHPASDPAQIRVILERGCQAFASRQRNHEEQAADPTPKGLVIGVFSPKGGVGKTTIATNIAVGLGKIAPMSVVLVDLDLQFGDVASGLDLDPEHTVTDAVTPSASQDSLVLKAFLTVHPASIYALCAPKNPVEADEISVEQVSRLLEQLAGEFQYVVIDTAPGLTEMVLTSLEHCTDAVWVTGMDVPGVRGLRSGLDVLRQLNILPASRHVVLNMADAKSGLSVQDVEATVGAPVDISIPRSKAVAYSTNRGVPLLQSSRRDPAIKGFQRLVERFNPVWRLKAQRQQHRRVVIR; encoded by the coding sequence GTGAGCCGGTTCGTCCTCATCACCCCCAATGGCGACTTCGACGCCCGGCTGAGACAGGCAGTGTCCGAAGGACTGCATGGAGCGGTACAGACGTTCGCAACCGACGTCGTCCCCTCTGAACCGCAGCACCTGTTCGAACAGATGAACCAGGAACAGCCTGAAGTGCTGATCCTGGGACCTGAAGTACCCATTGAGGACGCCCTCCGCCTCGCCACCGTCTTTGACGTCCGGTTTCCTGAAATCAGCGTCATTCTCGTCGCGGAAGCGGACCCCGATACCGTCTTGCACGCCATGCGCGCCGGTGTCAGGGATGTCCTCCATCCCGCCTCGGACCCCGCCCAGATCCGGGTGATCCTTGAACGCGGTTGCCAGGCTTTTGCCAGCCGCCAGCGGAACCACGAGGAACAGGCCGCGGACCCTACCCCCAAGGGACTGGTTATCGGCGTTTTTTCTCCAAAAGGCGGGGTGGGCAAGACCACCATAGCGACGAACATTGCCGTGGGGCTGGGCAAGATCGCACCGATGAGCGTAGTGCTTGTGGACCTGGATCTTCAATTCGGAGATGTGGCATCCGGTTTGGATCTGGACCCTGAACACACGGTGACCGATGCGGTTACCCCGTCTGCGAGCCAGGATTCGTTGGTGCTCAAGGCCTTCCTCACCGTCCACCCAGCCAGTATCTATGCCCTTTGTGCACCGAAGAATCCTGTCGAAGCCGATGAAATCAGCGTGGAGCAAGTGTCCCGGCTGCTGGAACAACTGGCCGGGGAATTCCAGTATGTGGTGATCGACACCGCTCCGGGCCTGACCGAGATGGTGCTCACCAGCCTGGAGCACTGCACGGACGCCGTCTGGGTAACGGGCATGGACGTGCCCGGCGTCCGCGGGCTGCGTTCAGGGTTGGATGTCCTGCGCCAACTCAACATTCTTCCGGCCTCCAGGCACGTGGTCCTCAATATGGCTGATGCCAAATCCGGGCTGTCCGTCCAGGACGTGGAAGCAACGGTCGGTGCGCCGGTGGATATCAGCATTCCGCGCTCAAAAGCTGTAGCCTACTCCACCAACCGTGGAGTTCCTCTCCTCCAGAGCTCCCGCCGTGACCCGGCCATCAAAGGATTCCAGCGCCTGGTGGAGCGGTTCAACCCGGTCTGGCGCCTCAAGGCGCAACGCCAGCAACACAGAAGGGTGGTAATACGATGA
- a CDS encoding TadE family protein gives MPEGSERGAAAVEFAIVLPVLLALLLGIMEFGRAFNTQLSLTSAAREGVRVMAISSDQAAAKAATKNAAVSLNPALVDSNISFSQASCAPTQQMTVTIQYTLSTITGFAGPFALTGKGVMLCGG, from the coding sequence ATGCCGGAAGGATCCGAGCGCGGCGCTGCCGCCGTTGAGTTCGCCATTGTCCTGCCGGTCCTATTGGCGTTGCTACTGGGAATCATGGAGTTTGGCAGGGCCTTCAACACCCAGCTTTCCCTGACAAGTGCTGCCCGGGAAGGCGTACGGGTCATGGCAATCTCCAGCGACCAGGCCGCTGCCAAGGCTGCGACCAAGAACGCTGCCGTTTCTCTCAACCCCGCCCTCGTCGATTCAAATATCTCCTTTTCCCAAGCATCATGCGCACCCACCCAGCAAATGACCGTAACGATCCAATACACGCTTAGCACCATCACTGGCTTTGCAGGCCCGTTTGCGTTGACCGGAAAGGGCGTGATGCTGTGCGGCGGATGA
- a CDS encoding tRNA pseudouridine synthase A, protein MNDQKPAAPVLGGGGFLRVRLDLSYDGGPFSGWALQPGLRTVQGVLEEALQLLVRRPIRVTVAGRTDAGVHARGQVVHLDLTEAEWLGLPRGHELDPAVAMLRRLRGALSRILGDLTGAVEVHRVSLAPPGFDARFSALWRRYSYRIADGPALWDPLGRYSTLWHKNALDVSLLNEGASRLLGLQNFLAFCKPREGATTIRELQRFEFTRAEDGVIVATVQADAFCHNMVRALIGSALYVGEGVVEPGWLHERLLAKKRDAKSVLAAPHPLVLEEVAYPSDDELLARAELTRAVRQY, encoded by the coding sequence ATGAACGACCAAAAACCCGCGGCCCCCGTTTTGGGGGGCGGTGGGTTTTTGCGTGTCCGGCTCGATTTGTCGTACGACGGCGGTCCGTTTAGCGGGTGGGCCCTGCAGCCAGGCCTGCGTACGGTGCAGGGCGTGCTGGAAGAGGCACTGCAACTGCTCGTCCGGCGGCCCATCCGTGTCACCGTGGCCGGCCGCACCGACGCCGGTGTGCACGCCCGGGGGCAGGTGGTCCACCTGGACCTCACCGAAGCCGAGTGGCTGGGGCTCCCGCGCGGGCACGAACTCGACCCCGCCGTCGCCATGCTGCGGCGGCTCCGCGGTGCCCTGAGCCGGATACTTGGCGACCTCACCGGGGCCGTCGAAGTGCACCGCGTGTCATTGGCCCCTCCAGGCTTTGACGCGCGCTTCTCGGCCCTCTGGCGGCGCTACAGTTACCGGATCGCCGACGGTCCCGCCCTGTGGGACCCGCTGGGCCGGTACTCCACGCTGTGGCACAAGAACGCCTTGGACGTTTCCCTCTTGAACGAGGGCGCGTCCCGCCTGCTGGGGCTCCAGAACTTCCTCGCCTTCTGCAAGCCGCGGGAGGGGGCCACCACCATCCGCGAGCTGCAGCGCTTCGAGTTCACGCGTGCGGAGGACGGCGTCATTGTGGCCACCGTGCAGGCCGATGCCTTCTGCCACAACATGGTGCGCGCCCTCATCGGTTCCGCACTGTACGTGGGGGAGGGCGTGGTGGAACCCGGCTGGCTGCATGAACGGTTGCTGGCGAAGAAGCGCGACGCGAAATCCGTCCTGGCCGCGCCGCACCCCCTGGTGCTCGAGGAAGTGGCCTACCCGTCCGACGACGAGCTGCTGGCCCGCGCCGAGCTGACAAGGGCAGTGCGGCAGTACTAG